AGAAGGTCGGACAGTACATAGCCGAAATGAAAACCAAGCTTTCTGGGGTCAGGTTTGTGGAATGCCAAAGTGCTGACGAGGCGGTAAGAGGGGCCGATATAATCATTGCCGCCACCACTTCGGAGACACCCGTATTTTCCGCTTCAAGCGTGAAAAAGGGCGCCCACATCAACGCTATAGGATCTTATACGCCGAAGATGCAGGAAATCCCGACGGAGCTTTTGAAAATGGCCTCAAAGATCGTGGTCGATTCCCGGGAGGCGGTGCTCTCGGAAGCGGGGGATTTTATAATACCCATTTCCAGCGGAGATTTCTCGCCGGAAAATATCTACGGAGAGCTGGGGGAGATCACTTCCGGGAGGCTGCGGGGACGCGAAAGCGATGACGAGATAACCCTTTTCAAGAGTGTGGGGATAGCGGTCCAGGATGTAGCCTGTGCGGCGCGGATTTATGAAAAGGCCGTCAAGATGGGTCTGGGCATAAAAATAGATCTGTCAAACTAGCTTTACGGAGGGATTGAAGCTATGAAGAAAAAGGTTATATTAAAGCTCGTTCTCCCTATCTCTCTCCTGCCTGCAATATTATTATTAGCGGCATACCTGGCAGCCGGTATCTCCTTGCGGGTACATCTTGTACCTATCCTAGCTGTTACCGGACTCGTACTTTTCATAAACTACTTCGTCATAAATTCGGCTTTTATTAAGCTTCGTATACTGGCCGAAGTAATTAGTGAATTTTCCCGCGGTGAAATACCGTCCTTTGAAAAACTGCACCGGAACGGGGGACTTTTTGATTTTCTCGTAGAGCCCGTCTTAAAGGCTTTCGAGCACGTGTTCACACTAATGGGCAGAATGCAGAGGACTGCCGAGGAAATCAAATACTTTTCCGGTAAGTTTGAAGACAGCATGGACCAGATAAGCCATGCCGCCCACCAGATATCCGCATCCATAGAAGAAATAGCTCTGGGGGCGGGAGAGCAGGCCGAAGCCGCTCAGGAGACGTCGAATAACATCAATACGCTTTCAGCCCTGGCGGAAAAAATAGCCGGGGAGGCCAGGGAAGGGGAAGAGGGTATAAAGGCCATGGTCGAGAGGGTGAGGGAGACGAGGGGGGTACTGGAAGGCCTCATCAGTAACCTGAGCCTGTCGTCTCAGACAAGCTCCCTTTCTGCTTCCAAGATGAGGGACCTGGAAAATCTGACAACCATGATCAACGGTTTTGTAAAAGTTATCACCGATATTGCCGACCAGACCAATTTGCTGGCGCTCAACGCTGCCATAGAAGCGGCAAGAGCCGGGGAACAGGGGCGCGGTTTTGCGGTGGTAGCCGGTGAAGTGAGGAAGCTGGCGGAACAGTCGGCGAAAGCTGCAGAAGAGATAAAGGAATTGTCGGAGAGGATCCAGAAGGAGGCCCGGGAAACGGCGTTACAGGTGGAAAAGAATCTCGAAGTGGTAAATGAGAACATAGAAAAAGGCAACGAGTCCATGACCGCCTTTGACGATATAGTATCGGCAATAAAAAGTTTTGAAGTTTCCATCGAGCGCATAAACAGAATGGCTGGGGAACAGGTAGAAAAGGTCGTCAAGGTTTCCGAGGCGGCGGAGAAAATGGCGGCCGTTTCCGAGGAGACTGCGGCAGGGGTGCAGGAAATAGCGGCATCCAGCCAGGAACAGAAAAATCTGCTCGGAGCTATATCGGAGGAAACCGGCAGGCTGTCAACCATGTCTTCCGAACTCATGGAAATATCCGAAGCGTATACCCGGAACTACAGGATACCTGAAAGCGCAAGAGTAAAGTTATCCGCCATAAAACAGCAGCTTTCCCTTCTGGCCGGGAAGGACTTCGTCGTAAACAGGGATGTGGAAGTCCTGAAACGTGAATTTGAAAAGGTAAAGCGGGAAACGCCGGAAATACTTGAGTTAATCACCCTCGACGAAAAAGGCGACATTATCTACGTAACCAGTGACATCCCGGTAAAAAACTTGGCTTTCAGGCCGTGGTTTCAGGAAGCCGTCCGGGGAAACGAATTCATATCTAAACCCTACATCGATATATCGGCAAACCGCATGACGGTTACCATATCGGTGCCGGTTAGAAACGAAGAAGGCAGCGTGGTCGGCGTGATCGGCGCCGATGTGAACCTGAATAAGACTTTAAATCTCCTTTGATGATAAAAACGCACCTGCTTTCCACTCGGGAAAGCAGGTGCGTTTTACTTTACAGGATAAACTTTGCGCTAGCTTCTTTGAGTTTTTCCACAAGGTTGATGAGTTCCGTGGTGCTGGCGCTTATGGTCTGGGCTGCCGAACTCATCTCCTGGGCCGATGCGGCTATCTCCTGGGAAGAAGCCGCGTTCTCCTCCGATATTGCGGCGGCGTTAGATACCTCTTCGCTTATTTTCCTGCTGTGTTCGCTGACGCTCCTGGCCTTTTTCTCGATATCACTCAGAAGGTCGGCAACACGCCTTGCACCTGCCGATATTTCCGCGAAATGATTCATGGTTTCGCCGCCTATGATCGCCTGCTCTTCAATGAGAACCACCGCTTCTTCGGTAGCCGTATTCGAAAGGTTAATATTCTCCGTGACCTGTTTAACTATTTTTGTTATCTGGCTCGCCTGCTGGCTGGACTGTTCGGCCAGCTTCCTGATCTCCTCGGCCACCACCGCGAATCCCCTGCCGGCCTCACCGGCCCTGGCTGCCTCGATGGCGGCGTTGAGAGCCAGGAGGTTGGTCTGCTCGGCTATGCCCGTTATTACGTCGGTAATGCCCGCTATCTCTTTCGCCTGTTCTATGAGGCTGGTCATGGCGGACTTAATATTTTCTGCCTTGGTGGTGGTGAGCTCTAATTTTTGGGAGAGCTCTTTCATGATCTTTTCGCCCTGCTCGGTTCTCTTCACCGTATCCATAGTGTTCTGTGTAATGGACTCCAGGTTTTCCACTAAAGCCTGCATCATTGTGGTGGTATCCTCGACTGCCGCAGATATATTCCCTGTATTCTGGGCCATATCCTGGGCTCCGGCCGAAATCTGGCTAACGGTCTCGGCTACCTGTTCGGCAGCCTGGGCGGTATCCTGAGCTCCCTGCGATATCTCCCTTATAGCCTTTTCCAGGTTGGCAATGGCGGTGCCCATGAAGCCGAGAACTGTTTTAGTATTTTCGAGCATTTTCTTGAGAGAGCTGCCGAGGGTTCCGAGTTCGCCGAAAAATCCCTCGGGTACTTCTACCCGGAGGTCCCCCGTTGCCAGGGTATCGGCCACCGCCGTGAGCTTAAGTATGGGCGAAGATAACTGCCGGCTGAAAACGACGGCTGCAGCGATGACGATAACCGTCACGACCAGGATCAGGGTGATGGTGGACCAGAAAAAGCTTTTCAGTCCCGCGTATACTTCGTCCGACGAGGCGGTGACGCATAAGGACCATCCGGTGTTCTTAACCGGGGAGAAGGCGGCAAGTTTGTATTCTCCGCTGTATTCATACCTTACGGTGGCTTCTTCGCCCTTTATCATGCGTTCCCCGACCCTGTTCAACGACTCGGACTCGGTCTTTGTTATGTTCATGTTCATAACCATCTTTTCGTCCGGATGGGCTATGGTGGTGCCCATTTTGTCCACCAGGAAGGCATACCCTGTGGTACCGTATTTTACCGAGTTTATGATGTTGATAAGGGCGTTCGCGTTTACATCGGCACCTACTATGCCGGTTATACCGCCCTGACCTTTCACGGGGGCCACTATGACCAGAATTTTGTCACCGGTTACCTTATCGATGACGAGTTCCGATACGGTGGTTTTGCCCGTAGACATTATTTCCTTGAAATACTGCCGGTCGTTGATATCGGTGATTGGCTTGGTGATGTCGTCGTTCAGGTACGAGTAAACTTTGCCGTCAGGCGTGGCGTACCAGAGGAGCTGGACGTCCGGTGCTGCAGGCTGTACCGTTTTTAATATGGGGATTAAACTTTCTAAGTTACCGCTCTTAATTACGGGATTTTCCGCGAGGGTTTCCAATATCTCCATTCTTTCGCTGACCCAGAGGTCGATAACGCTGGCCGCGGATACGGCCTTTCCGAGTAGTTCCCGGTCGGCTGCATGGGTCAAGTTGTTTTTTGAGGTGCTGTAG
The DNA window shown above is from Thermosediminibacter oceani DSM 16646 and carries:
- a CDS encoding methyl-accepting chemotaxis protein, coding for MKKLKGIKISGGIRTRLTVLFLLISLVPLIVLSFFNYSTSKNNLTHAADRELLGKAVSAASVIDLWVSERMEILETLAENPVIKSGNLESLIPILKTVQPAAPDVQLLWYATPDGKVYSYLNDDITKPITDINDRQYFKEIMSTGKTTVSELVIDKVTGDKILVIVAPVKGQGGITGIVGADVNANALINIINSVKYGTTGYAFLVDKMGTTIAHPDEKMVMNMNITKTESESLNRVGERMIKGEEATVRYEYSGEYKLAAFSPVKNTGWSLCVTASSDEVYAGLKSFFWSTITLILVVTVIVIAAAVVFSRQLSSPILKLTAVADTLATGDLRVEVPEGFFGELGTLGSSLKKMLENTKTVLGFMGTAIANLEKAIREISQGAQDTAQAAEQVAETVSQISAGAQDMAQNTGNISAAVEDTTTMMQALVENLESITQNTMDTVKRTEQGEKIMKELSQKLELTTTKAENIKSAMTSLIEQAKEIAGITDVITGIAEQTNLLALNAAIEAARAGEAGRGFAVVAEEIRKLAEQSSQQASQITKIVKQVTENINLSNTATEEAVVLIEEQAIIGGETMNHFAEISAGARRVADLLSDIEKKARSVSEHSRKISEEVSNAAAISEENAASSQEIAASAQEMSSAAQTISASTTELINLVEKLKEASAKFIL
- a CDS encoding ornithine cyclodeaminase family protein, translating into MLILTKSDVEKALSMEEAINAMEEAFAAYSTGRTIVPLRTVIHIGGAEGDALFMPGYVEGIGVAVKLVSVFPGNARFGKPTISSVVVLEDRETGEPVALMDGAYLTALRTGAASGAASKHLARKDSKVAAVIGAGVQGKTQLWAVCCVRNIEEARIYNRDPKKVGQYIAEMKTKLSGVRFVECQSADEAVRGADIIIAATTSETPVFSASSVKKGAHINAIGSYTPKMQEIPTELLKMASKIVVDSREAVLSEAGDFIIPISSGDFSPENIYGELGEITSGRLRGRESDDEITLFKSVGIAVQDVACAARIYEKAVKMGLGIKIDLSN
- a CDS encoding methyl-accepting chemotaxis protein; translated protein: MKKKVILKLVLPISLLPAILLLAAYLAAGISLRVHLVPILAVTGLVLFINYFVINSAFIKLRILAEVISEFSRGEIPSFEKLHRNGGLFDFLVEPVLKAFEHVFTLMGRMQRTAEEIKYFSGKFEDSMDQISHAAHQISASIEEIALGAGEQAEAAQETSNNINTLSALAEKIAGEAREGEEGIKAMVERVRETRGVLEGLISNLSLSSQTSSLSASKMRDLENLTTMINGFVKVITDIADQTNLLALNAAIEAARAGEQGRGFAVVAGEVRKLAEQSAKAAEEIKELSERIQKEARETALQVEKNLEVVNENIEKGNESMTAFDDIVSAIKSFEVSIERINRMAGEQVEKVVKVSEAAEKMAAVSEETAAGVQEIAASSQEQKNLLGAISEETGRLSTMSSELMEISEAYTRNYRIPESARVKLSAIKQQLSLLAGKDFVVNRDVEVLKREFEKVKRETPEILELITLDEKGDIIYVTSDIPVKNLAFRPWFQEAVRGNEFISKPYIDISANRMTVTISVPVRNEEGSVVGVIGADVNLNKTLNLL